AACGCCTTCCACCGCTTGCCGCTCTTCTTGCATCTGCTGATTCAACACGCCTACAATATCATTCAGATCCTTACTAAAACGGCGAATCATCTCATACGCTTGACGCACATCTTGCAATCGATTACCGGCATGTTGCACATGTCCAGACATGTCATGCATCCGGGCTACACCTTGCTCTAACTCCTTCGCTTGCGAAGCGGAAACGGTGGCAATCTCCTGTACCGACATCGCCACTTCCTCTACCGACTGTGCTGCTGAGGCAGCGCTGGCATCCAATTGACGCGAGCGTGTTTCTACATTTCCAGCTACATGCCTGGCACCGGCAACCAGTGTTCCCACTTCTTGCCGCATATTCTCCAACGACTGGAATAAAACGCCGCTTTCATCGCTATAGTTCAAATAAGCCGGTTCTACTTTTTGCGAAAAATCACCTTGTCCCAATTGCCGCAGCAAGTCCGCTGCATTCGTCAAGGGTGCGGCAACGCGACGCGCCATCAGAAAAGACAGCCCCAACACCAAAAGGATAGTAACGCCCAACACAAGCAACAAGGCGCTGCGGACATGGGCGGCACTCTCATTAAGCTGCGCCGCTTCCACTAACACTACGTATTTCCAACCGGACTGCTGTGAAGTCACTACGTTTGCCACATGTGCCGTACCGTTGAGGTCTAAGGAAATTTGCCCTTCTGTAATACCTGCCAGCGTACTCAAGGACGAGTCCTTCAACTCCGCCAGCTTTTTAAAATTCAGCTCTGGGTTGCGAGGATGCGCAATAATAGTTCCTTTACTGTCCAAGAGTACCACGTAACCAGTTTCACCGATTTTAATGTCCTGAATTAATTTTGTTACTACCGGCAAATCTACATTCAAACCCATAACGCCGCGAAACTGCCCCGACTCATCGGTTACAGCCGTAAAAATGCCGATCGTCGGCACGCCCTTGCTCGTCATAAAGGGGTCTGACACCCAGGCATCCTTTTGTTTTAGACTCTCTTTATACCAGTCGCGGCTGCGTGAATCATAGCCTGCTTTGCGAGGAATGGCTGGCCACTGCAAATAACCGCCGTCTGCGAGACCGAAGGAAATGGTATTCACCTTCGGATGACTCTTGGAAAATTGCACAAACTGTTGGTACAGCTCCGCTTCATAGCCCCCTGTCGCGAAGGGGTCCATGGGCACCATGCCGTTCGCGCCTCCTTGTTTTTCCATATAACGAGTAACGCTAGCGCCACTTTGCCGAACCAAGGGCATTTGCGCTAAAAGGCGGACATTTTCTTTTTGCCCTTCAAAAAATAAATTTACCGCGTTGTCGACTTGCATGACCTCACGAGTTGTACTTTGCAAAAAATCGCTTTGGGTTTGCTCTTTAACGGTCCGATCCAAAACAGCCGCCAACACAAACAATGGAATTAACACAATTGCCAGTAGCGCCAGCGATAATTTCCCCTGCAACGAACGAAATGGCTTTAACATCCTAGTTCCTCCCTATGTCTTTACAATGAATGCTTCCAGTGTAACCAATTCTTTGCCAGAAAACTATCAGATAAATTCTGATAAAAAAAGCCCTTAAAGCAGCTTCCGCTTGCTTCCGGGCCTTCTTTTACGTCTTGATTACTTTTTTCACTTCGATTCCGCTGCGATCATTAAGCCGGAAAAATTCACTTTTCTCGCCGCTAACCAACATGTTTTCACCGCATTCTTCATCCCACTGCACAACCCAGCCTACTTTCCCATTCGAAAGTTCAACCTTCTGTCCCAATAGGAAAAAATGAACCTCTTTCAACAAAGCCCGACCAGCCATCACCTCAAATTCAGCTCCGTATACTTGTTTGTATAGTTCTCTGGCCGCGCCAAAAGGACTGATTTCCGAACCATCCGGCTGTTTGAGACTAGTGCGGCTTTCATAAGCATCCGCTAACGCCAGCACTTTGGCATAAGGATGCGTTTTCATGCTTCCTACTCGCATCGGATATCCTTGTCCATCAGGACGCTCATGGTGCTGCAGCACTCCCATAAGCACAGGCAGCGGCAACGGTGATTCTTTGCATATTTCTTGTAAATATCGATAGGCCACCAGCGGGTGCGTCCTCATAATGCGCTCTTCTTCAAAGGTCAATGTCCCTTTTTTCTCCATAATGCGAGTAGGCAAATGAAATTTACCTACGTCATGCAACAACGCCGCGCAAACAGCCTCGCGAATATCTTTTTCACCAACACTGCCCTGAGCCCGCATTATCATCGCTGTCAAAAAACCCACATTCAACAAATGATTGCTTACAGGCCGCTCTTCTTTTTTTTCAAAATAAAGCAACGGCAATACTTCTGCTCGGACTAGACACAAATCGGCAATTTCATCCGCTACACGCCAGAGAATCGGCCAATCCACAGGACCACGCAGACGTATAGCCGTCCAGATTTTCTTCATTTCCTCCAAGAGCATTCCATACCGTTGCTTAAACAAAGTCTGCACCGGGCTAACCAGTGGACAGTATGCACCAATAGTCTTCCACGTTTCTTCAGCGCTTATAGCGGCTGGCAGTTCCTCTTCTCCCTGCACATCGCCAACAACAAAGGTGTTTTTATCAGTCCTCACCACGTCGATTGCAGCGATGGACATCCTCTGCAACAAAGCAATCGCCCGTTCATCCAGTACCGTCCCGCCTTGCATTACGATCGCGCCCTTACTGTTTTTAGCAGGCCCAGCCAAACACATGCCTGGTCTCAACTGCTGCACCGTACAAGACATACCTTGTAGTTCCTGATTCATACCCTGTCCCCTCCTGGAGGTATCACTACTTTCAAGCTTCCTGCCTGAATTTGTGAGTTTCTTAGAGTTAACCCACAAAAGTATAGATAATTTAAAAAAATTATAACAGTTTCCAATAAAAAAAAGAATCCTCCAAAAGGAGGATTCTTTAACTACTCAAGCCGAGGACAGCCAAGTACAGCAAGACTTTAGTCCCGTGCTCATCCTTGTCTTCGTGGCTGAACGATAGCTTGAATGGCCATCCCACACCGATCATTCAGCAAATATGTACGTCCCCGTTTGTCCATCACAGCTGCGTTTTCCCCGCAACTTTCATCCCATTGCGTCAGCCAACCTTCATTTCCATTATCCAATCGCACTTTTTGGCCCAGCAAAAATTGATGGATCTGCCCCAAAAAAGCCCGTGTCGCCTTAACATCCAGACGATCTCGCGACATGTCCCGTCTCAGTTCCCGTGCCGCCGTAAACGGATTATGCTGTTTTCCATACATCTTTTTAGAAGTCATCGCGTCATACATATCAGCAATGGCCAAAATCCGAGAATATGCATGCATTTTAGCTTGTCCAACCGAAATAGGATAACCGCTTCCATCCAACCGTTCATGATGCTGCAAAACGCCAGCCAGCACCGGCAGCGGAAACACCCCTGCTTCCTGTAGCAGGCGAAACCCCAGAACAGCATGTCCCTGCACAACCCGTATTTCTTTTGGAGTCAGGGATTCCGTTTTATGCAAAATTTCTTCCGGAACTTGTAACTTTCCTACATCATGAAGCAGCGCCGCCAGGGCCACTTCATATACTTCTTGTTCTTCCCAATTCAACAAACGCGCCATCATTGCAGACAACAAAGAAACATGCAGGGAATGATGCAGCAGATAGCTCTCTTGGCGAGGCATAAAATGAATACAAGGCAGTACTTGCACTGCCAGCAAGGACAAGTCCGTAACTTCGGACACGATCGCCTCGATTTCCGCCCAGTCCACAATTTCATTGCTTGCCACCTGCAAATTGAAAAACTGCCGTTTCAGCCTCTTCAGCCATCCTTCGTAATGCTCGCGGAATAAATCCCATAACGGATCCACAATGCTGCAAAAAGGTCCTGGATGCCAAGAGGATTCCATTTCTACAATTTCAGACACAACCGCCGGTTTCGGCAGCCCAATCCCATCTTCGCTCCACGCCACAACATCTACAGGCCCAATATGCAGCCGTCCAAGAACTTCAATAACCCTGCGATTCAGCTCCGTGCCCGGTTTTAAAATCATACGGCCACAACCATCTGTCACCGGCTCCACCAGCCTCATTCCTGGTTGCAATTCTTCTACCGCACACCCCCGGATTACCGCCATACCGCCCATAAACAACAAACCTCCTTTACAAAGGAATGAAAAACCCCCGACAAACTGCCGGGAGTTAGCGATCTACGAATATGCTGATCGGCGAGCAACGGCTCGAATAACCAGCCGATTCTTACCGCATGATAACAGACAAAGCCATGGTTACCAAACCAAAAAGAATACCTAAAATCATCGTCGCTTTCGCCAAAAACTGGTCCAACCCTCTCGCTCTACCACCAAAAAGGCTCTCGGCTCCGCCGCCGATTGAGCCGGATAACCCTGCGCTTTTTCCTGATTGCATCACTACACTGGCAATCAAGGCCACGCAGATGATTGCATCAATAATCATCAAGGCTGTGCTCACTACCTACACCCCCATTTTTGTCTTAGGTTATATCTTAACACAAAAGTCAAAAAAGCCCAAGCAAAAGATGCTTTCTAATCGACTGCTCAACCTCTAGAACTGCTAGCCAAAGCTAGGCCTTCCACCTTTTCCGCTCCAGACGTCAACAACGTTTTTGCACATTCATCCATAGTGGCTCCCGTTGTAAAAATATCATCGACCAAAAGAATCTTTTTCCCTTGTATCAAATTGCTCTTTTGCACCCGAAAGGCACCGCGAATATTTTTCCGTCTCTCTCCTGACGGCAATTCCCATTGCGGCAATGTTTCTCTCTCCCGCAACAGCACATCCGGCAACCACAAAAAGCCTTGTTTGCGGCTCCAAGCAGAAAACAGCAGTTCTGTCTGGTTATAGCCTCGTTCTCGCCGTCGCTTCGGATGCAGCGGCACCGGCACTACGGCGTCCACGCCGGCAAAGCGAACAGTTCCCGCTGCCTGCGTTAAAAGCCAAGCCAAGGCGGCCTGCTTATTATCCTCGCCATGAAATTTAATATCCTGCAATAAATGTCGTACCGCGCCGCCGTACTGGCAGACAACAAAACAACCTGCAAGATGCTTCAGCCGATGCAAGACAGGTGACAATGCTTTGAGGGAAAGCACCGGTCCCAAACACAAAGGACACCATTGCCCATGTTCCGCTACCGCTTTACCGCATCCAGGACATTTAGGAGGATACACCAAGTCCAAACACGCTTTGACTAATGTCCCCAACAAGAAAATACGCCTCCTTCGAGGAAAACACAAACGTATTAAGCTATATCACTAAAAGAGTCGCTTTAGCATGAGATGTGAATAAATGATTGGCTCCAAATTTAGCATGTCTCGCTTTTTAAGCGCTCTGCCAGCAACGAATACCGTTTCTTCGTCCGATCATTGCCCACAGCCGTATTGATGGCCGCCTGACTGCCAAGAAGAACAACTTTTTCTTTCGCTCTGGTAATCGCAGTGTAGAAAAGATTACGCTGCAGCATGCGATGATGCCCCGGCACAAGCGGCAAAATAACCACCGGATATTCACTGCCCTGGCTTTTGTGCACACTCATCGCATAGGCCAAAAGAAGTTGATCGCCTTCACCGGCTTCATAGACCACTTTTTGCTCTGGATAGCGCACGATCGCCTTACCGTCGGCCAACTCGCAAATTTGGCCAATATCTCCGTTGAATACCCCTTTTTCGTAATTATTGCGAATCTGCATAACTTTATCTCCCAAGCGCAACACCTGGTAAGGTAAATTCAATTCCCCTTTGCCCGGTTCTGGCGGATTGACCGCTTGCTGCAACAGCTTGTTGAGATTTTCCACACCACAAGCCAGACGATGCATCGGAGACAACACCTGAATATCCCTCAGCATGTCATAGCCTTGCGCTGGCAGCTCTTCCTGGCACAGGCGCACTACCATCTCCGCCGTCATTTCATCGCTGCTGCATGGGTAAAACTGAAAGTCCCGGCTGCTGCGGCAGTCCGGCGTATAGCCGCCATTAATGCGGTGGGCATTTTCTACAATACCACCGCCTTGGGCCTGGCGGTATACCTCGGTAAGACGCACGACCGGCACAGCCTCTGAACGCATTAGATCCTTCAGTACGGCTCCCGGCCCCACCGAAGGCAGTTGATCTGCATCGCCTACAAAAATAACTCGACAACCATCCGGCACGGCTTGCAGAAAACTATCTGTCAATGGCATGTCCATCATGGACACTTCATCCAAAATCACCACGTCCGCTTCAAGCTGCCTGTCGGCGTCCCGCAAAAACACCTGTGCCCCGGAACCGTCAACCGAAGCTTCCAACAAACGGTGCACCGTAGACGCCTCTTTGCCAGTAGCTTCCGCCAGCCTCTTAGCCGCTCTGCCGGTCGGCGCGCCGAGAAGAATCTTGAAACCTTCTTTTTCCAACACTTCCAGCATACCGCGAACCACCGTTGTTTTACCGGTTCCCGGGCCGCCTGTCAAAATCAACACCCCATGCTGCAACGACGCCAACATAGCCTGACGCTGGGCCTCTGCCAGCTGTAAGCCAGCCTGATCTTCCCACTGCTCTACAAGATTTTTATAGTTTGCAGAGCGTCCCGCACGAGCCCGGCAGGCCAGTTGTTTAAAGCGGTGAGCCACTCTAGTTTCCGCGTGATACAAATACCAGGGATAGAGAAGTGTCAAGCCTTCCCAGGCCTCGCTGCACAGTACGTCTTCTGCTATAAGACGCCGCAAACACTCTCCCACCTCCAGCGAATCCACGCCCAAAAGTTTGCTGCACTCACTGCGCAGCATTTCTTCTGGAATGCAGCAGTGTCCGGCTTGCCCCACAAGAGATAAAGCATATTCAATGCCCGCTTCCAAACGCTCATCGCTATTTCTAGGCCGGCCCATAGCCTGCGCCATTTGATCTGCCGTGCGAAAGCCAATACCGTCCACTTCCGCCGCCAGTCGATACGGATTATTTTGCAGTACCTCTTGCGACAGCGAGCCGTAGACGGAAAAAATCTTACCTGCATAGGCACCGCTGACGCCATGCATTTCCAAAAACAACATCAACTCCCGTTGCTCGGAAACCTCATTATATGCGTCATGCATGGACTGTGCTTTTTTCTTGCCAATTCCATCCACTTCCGCCAAACGCTTAGGCGATGCCATCAGTACATCCAACGTTCGCTCTCCAAAGCGCTGCACCATCCGAGCGGCCAAAGCCGGTCCAATGCCTTTGACAACGCCGGAAGCCAAAAATCGCTCAATTCCTTTGACGCTAGTAGGAGCGACGCGCTTCAACGACACCACCTTGAACTGCCGACCAAAACGGGCATGCTCCACCCATTCGCCGCTCGCTTCTACAGCCTCCCCCACTAAGGGTGCTGACATTTGACCTGTTACAGTGCAAGCGCCGGTACGACCATCCAGCTTCATGCGAAATACGGCAAAACGGCCATCCGGACTTTGATAGGTGACGGAATCCACCGTCCCGGTGATGACTTCCATAAAAACTCCTTAGTATCATTGAACACAGAGTAACAGAGTAAACAGAGGAACTGCAGAGAAACTTACTTTCTCTTGCGTCTCCTCTGCTTCCTCTGTCTCTCTGTATTTCGTCTTTTTATTTGCTATAAGATTTCGCTTTCCACTGCTAAATTCCTGCCTCTAGGCATTATTCTTCCTGCAGCTCCAGCCACTGGGCATAAACGTCGTCTAGCTGCGCCGCCAGGATTTCTCTTTCTTCGGCCAAGCGCTGCATTTCTTCTGGCTGCTCCAGATTTTCAGGCAAGTACAACTGCTGCTCGTTCCATTTCAACAACATTTCCAATTCGGCAATGCGTTCCTCCAGCTTAGGCAGCTTACGCTCCGCATCGCCTTTGCGCCTGGAAGCACTCAGGGCACTTGGCGCAGGTTCTTCTTTAGGGCTAATTGACACTGGTTTCTGCCCACTACTTGGTTTATTGACCGGTTCCACAACTACTTCGTTCACCAATTGCTGCTGCGCCGCTTCCTTCTGTTCTTGATAGTAGCTGTAATTGCCCACATATTCCCGCAAAACGCCGTCTTCCAATTCCAAAATGCAATTGGCCACTTTGTCAAGAAAATATCGGTCATGAGACACTACCAAAAAAGTGCCCGGAAAAGCCATAATCGCTTCTTCCACCGCTTCACGCGCCGGAATGTCCAAATGGTTAGTCGGTTCGTCCAGCACCAGAAAATTAGCCCCCGACAGCAGGAGCTTCAAAAAAGCGAGCCTTGCCTTTTCGCCGCCACTCAAGTCATCAATGCGCTTATACACGTCGTCGCCGCGAAATAAAAAAGCCCCCAGATAACCGCGACTGCGCTCTTCACTTAAATGGTACTCACTCATAATTTCGTCCAGCAAGCGGTGCGGACCATAGAGCGTCTCATGCTCCTGTGCGAAGTAACCAACTTTGACGCGATTTCCCAGCTTGATTTCGCCCCGGAGCTGCGTTAGTTCTCCCAGAATGAGCTTCAAAAGCGTCGTCTTTCCTGCGCCGTTCGGCCCCACCAACGCTACGCCATCGCCGCGCCGAATTAAGAGGGACAGCTTTTCAAAAATGATACGGCTTCCATAGGCAGTTGCAATGTCTTTGCACTCCAGTACTCGTTCCGCACATTCCGCCGGCGGCGAAAAGGCAAAGTGATCAAAGCGAGCTTGCGAAGCCGGCAGCACAATACGCTCCATGCGCGCCAGGCGAGTCTCACGCCCCCGAGCCTGCTTCGATTTAACTCCCGCCTTATAGCGGCGAATGAATTCCTCCGTCTGCGCAATGACGGTCTGCTGCTTCTCATAAGCCCGTTGCAAGGACTCCATGCGCAGCGCCTTTTGCTCCAAATAGCGGCTGTAATTTCCTTCGTAAGCAGTAACCGTGCCGCTTTCCAGCTCCAAAATACGCGTGGCCACGCGATCCAGAAAATAGCGGTCATGAGAGATGATCAGCATGCCGCCGGCATAACCGCGCAAAAACTCCTCCAGCCACTTCGTCATGGCAATATCCAAATGGTTGGTCGGTTCATCCAAAAATAAAAAATCTGGCTGCCGCAAAAGCGCCCTGGCCAGCAAAATACGAGTTTTCTGCCCGCCCGAAAAAGCAGCCGCTTCCCGCCCAAAATCTTCTTCTGTAAAACCCAAGCCAAAGGCCACCTTGCGAATAGTTGCATCTACCTCATAGCCGCCGCCGCGTTCAAAATGCTCTGTTGCTCGAGCATAAGCCGCCATTTTCCGTTCCAGCTCTTCCGGTTCTTTTTCGTCAGCCAATTCTTTTTCCAAACGCCGCATTTCTTCACCGCAAGCCAGCACATCCTCATACGCCTGACGCAGTTCTTCATAGAGCGTAACCGTCCCAAAATCGCCCTGCTGCTCTACATGACCCACGGTTTCGCCAGTCGGCCAGGAAATCTGCCCCTCGTCATGCTGCTCGGTTCCCAAAAGGCAGCGAAACAGCGTTGTCTTGCCAGCGCCATTGGCCCCAATAATGCCTATTTTATCGCCACGCCGCACTTCAAAAGATACATTTTGAAACAACGTCTCTATACCAAAGGCTTTGCCTACTTGTTGCACCCGTATAATTCCCATCTTGCGCTCCCATCATTTCTCCCTAAAATCTGCTATTAAAATTATAGCATACAAAGAGAAACGGAGGAACGATCCGCAGCACAGCAGAAAAAGCCAGCGAAAACAAAAAGCAAGCCGCCCCTTAACCGAGGCAGCTTGCTCAAAGTCAATGCATACAGTTCTCTAGCCTTCCAAGGTGCAAATAGCATCCGGGCGACGCACCAGCAGAGCTGCCGTTTCCAGCACACGGAACACATGGTTCATATTCGTGGCGCCCATATAAGCAGTCGCCATATCCTGACCGATAGCCAGATTCAAATTCTGTGTACCAGTAGCCAAAACAACAGCTTTATTGCCGGAGATAACGTTCGAATAATGAACACCGCCAGTTAGAATAGCCTTTACCTGATCCAGTTCCAACATACCCGTATTGCCGAAAACGCGTACCAGCTTGCCGAACAGCATTGGGCTCACCACCATGGCGTACGGCCCATAATGCCCCGCTTCTGATAGAGCGCCTACCGCTTTCACTACGTCTGCCAAAGCCGCTCCCATCTCGCTCCAGTCGCCCATCTTCTGCGTCAGGCGACCAGCCACGCTAAAGAGCCCGGCATGTCCTAGTTCGGCATTGCCGTTAAAAATCAGGGCATCTTCTTGGACCGCTACATAGTTGGCGGCCACAGCTGCTGTCGATACATCCAAAGGCAACCCTAGATGACGGTCCGCCTCCACGTCGCGCCACATGATTTTAAAATCCTTATACAACATTGGCAGATTCACCGTCGCCCGATGGCTGGCTTCCACCACAAACTCTTCTGTTTCTCCTACCATATCAATACCAGTTGGAGACTTACCGCTGAATACCGAATAGGGGATGCTGTACACCCCCGACCCCATGGGTCCCAACACATCTATCACGCGCCGCGCCACCAGCATAGTACGCGCTGTTTCAACTACCGCCTGGTCTACACGGGCCCATTCTCCATCTGTCAAAGGCGCTGATTTACGATCCAAATAATCCATGTTTATCCCTCCTCATTTTTTCCCGAACAAGCTGCCTACTGTCATGGCCGGAGCCTCTTCCGTTTTACCAGCAACGACCTGCTCGCCGCCTGCTGTATGGTCTTCCAAAAACTTTTCTTTTTGAATCTCGTCAACCCGAGTAATTAAATGAGTCAATTCTGCTACATGCTCTTTTTCGTCATCCCGTATATGAGCCAAAAGCCCCTTAATTTCTTCGTTATCAATATTGTCAATATGCCACTGGTATTGATTGATGGCTTCCAGTTCGCCCACCAAATCCTCACGCAGCCAAATCAACGTCTGTTCCAACGGACTTGCTTCTCGGGACTCGTTTTTTCCATAAGCCATGTATATCTCCTCCTATTAATAGATTTACAGTTTTATTTCTTCACAAATAAGGATTATCCTTCTTTTAATTTTCTGTTATTTTAGGGAAATTAAGCTTTGAACAAGAAGCACTAGAGTGACCAGAGGGAACGACTGAGGCTACGGCGGCCGTGATTGTATTTGAGACTTTTATTGGAGCTAGACGGTCCGCAGGGCGAAAATGCTGGTGGAGACAGATGACAGTTTCGCCTGTTTGAGTGCAGCGAGTTAAGAAGCAAAAAAGAAAACCGCTTGCGCGGTTTTCTCTAGTAGTCCCTATTCGACTTTATACTTTTTCCCTACAGCCGCCCCGTAGACGACAAAGCGTTCTTCTTCGCCCAAATCTAAAAGATCATGCAACGATTCATCATCAAAGGCGCCAATGGCGCAGCAGCCACAGCCTACCGCTTCGCTGCTAAGATACAAATTCTGACAAACATGGCCCGCATCTAAAAATAAATATCGATAACCTCGTTCACCGTAACGCCAAGTCATGCGCGGCGATTCGGCCACCCAGAAAAAGCTGACCGCACTGTTTTTCACAATTTCCTGTCCTTTGCAAGCATGACTGAGCACTGCCGGCCAAGCCGCTTCCGTGCTCAGCTGCTGCAATTGATGATCCAGCGCTAAAAAGCGGTACAGCCCTGGTTCTACTCCTTCGACACGGTTAATAAGCAAGTATGTCTCCAATGCATGCCGCGCCCCGGCGGAAGGAACCGTACGAAAAGTAGCCGCCCTCGGTACTACCTGCTTGACTCCTTGCGTACACCAAAGTAAAAAGGACAGCTCCTCTTGAGTCAAAGCTTTGTCCGCATATTCGCGGACGCTTGTGCGTAATTCAATAAAAGCCAGAAAATCCACCGGCATAGCCGGAAAGGTGTCTGGCTGCGGCAAGTTGTAAATAGGAAGACTGCGGTCAACCTCCGTTTCCAGCCGCGGCTGCGCCAGCCCCATCTGTTGCGGCGTCGGTACACCGCCATCTAGACGGGTCTTTTTCATAAACTCCTGCCCCGCTGGCTTTCGCATTAGACCTTTCCCCCCTTGCCCTTTTTACGACGCCCTTTCAGCTCCAGCAGCAGCTGCTGCGGCGTCAGCTCATGGAAGGCCAACAGCACTAGACAATGATACCACAAATCAGCCATTTCATAGAGAATTTCCCCGGCATCATGGTTTTTCGAGGCAATGATGGTTTCCGCCGCCTCTTCGCCGACTTTTTTAAGAATCTTATCTTGTCCTTTTTCAAAGAGATACGTTGTATAAGATCCTTCTACAGGCGCCACCTTGCGCTGATGGATGACATCATACACTTCACCCAGCACGGCCGGCAGCGATGCGCCATACACCTCGGAGGCGTCCACTTCCGGCGCTAATACAGCCTTCTTATTTTCCAAACGGCGACTGAAGCAAGAAAATGTGCCTTCATGGCAAGCTACACCGCTTTGCTCCACTTTAACCAACAGCGTATCGCCATCACAGTCATAAAAAATATCCTTTACTTTTTGCACATGACCAGAGGTTTCTCCTTTTTGCCACAGCCGCCCCCGGCTGCGGCTGAAAAACCAAGTCACGCCGCTTGCCAGAGTCTTCTCCAGCGCTTCTTTATTCATATAAGCGACCATTAGCACCGCGTTTGTTGCTTCATCCTGAATGACCGCCGGCAACAGTCCTTGGTCGTCAAATTTCAATTGTTCCCATTCCATTAATAACGCACCTCCACTTGTCGGCTTCGCAAATAGTCTTTAACCTGCCGCACTGTAAATTGTCCATAGTGAAATACCGAAGCCGCCAGCACCGCGTCCGCTTTGCCAGCAGTCAAAACATCATAAAAATGACTCATTTCGCCGGCGCCGCCGGACGCGATCACAGGCACATTGACAGCCTCTGCTACAGCGCGTGTCAGAGGAATGTCATAGCCGTCTTTTGTGCCGTCCTTGTCCATGCTTGTGAGCAGAATTTCTCCGGCTCCCAATTCCGTAGCCTTACGGACCCATTCCAACACATCCATACCTGTCGGCGTCCTGCCGCCATTGACATAGACTTCCCAGCGATTATCGCCGCAGGCTTTGGCATCTACTGCCAGCACAATGCACTGCCGCCCGAAAGCGTTAGCGCATTCGCGCAGTAGTTGAGGATTTTTGACCGCCGCCGTATTAAAAGAAGCCTTATCGGCTCCAGCCGTCAGCATGCGCCGCACATCCTCCACGCCGCGAATACCGCCGCCGACGGTAAAGGGAATAAAGACTTGTGACGCCGTGCGCTCCACAACCTGCACCATGGTATTGCGTTCTTCGCAAGAAGCGGTAATATCAAGGAAGACCAGTTCATCCGCCAGCTCGCCATCATAACGCGATGCCAGCTCCACCGGATCGCCAGCGTCACGGAGGCCGACAAAATTAGTCCCTTTGACCACCCGGCCATCTTTTACGTCCAAACAGGGAATGATACGCTTCGTCAGCATACCGGTTCGCCTCCTTTCGCTGCTTGCAAAGCCTCCTGCAAATCCAAGGTGCCTGTATATAAAGCCTTGCCGATAATGACACCCTCTACGCCACGAGACGAGACGCGTCCGACTTCACGAATATCCCCTAAATCCTTGACGCCCCCCGAAGCAATAACCGGAATACCGGCCGCTTC
This genomic window from uncultured Anaeromusa sp. contains:
- a CDS encoding HD-GYP domain-containing protein; amino-acid sequence: MGGMAVIRGCAVEELQPGMRLVEPVTDGCGRMILKPGTELNRRVIEVLGRLHIGPVDVVAWSEDGIGLPKPAVVSEIVEMESSWHPGPFCSIVDPLWDLFREHYEGWLKRLKRQFFNLQVASNEIVDWAEIEAIVSEVTDLSLLAVQVLPCIHFMPRQESYLLHHSLHVSLLSAMMARLLNWEEQEVYEVALAALLHDVGKLQVPEEILHKTESLTPKEIRVVQGHAVLGFRLLQEAGVFPLPVLAGVLQHHERLDGSGYPISVGQAKMHAYSRILAIADMYDAMTSKKMYGKQHNPFTAARELRRDMSRDRLDVKATRAFLGQIHQFLLGQKVRLDNGNEGWLTQWDESCGENAAVMDKRGRTYLLNDRCGMAIQAIVQPRRQG
- a CDS encoding HD domain-containing phosphohydrolase, with product MNQELQGMSCTVQQLRPGMCLAGPAKNSKGAIVMQGGTVLDERAIALLQRMSIAAIDVVRTDKNTFVVGDVQGEEELPAAISAEETWKTIGAYCPLVSPVQTLFKQRYGMLLEEMKKIWTAIRLRGPVDWPILWRVADEIADLCLVRAEVLPLLYFEKKEERPVSNHLLNVGFLTAMIMRAQGSVGEKDIREAVCAALLHDVGKFHLPTRIMEKKGTLTFEEERIMRTHPLVAYRYLQEICKESPLPLPVLMGVLQHHERPDGQGYPMRVGSMKTHPYAKVLALADAYESRTSLKQPDGSEISPFGAARELYKQVYGAEFEVMAGRALLKEVHFFLLGQKVELSNGKVGWVVQWDEECGENMLVSGEKSEFFRLNDRSGIEVKKVIKT
- the secG gene encoding preprotein translocase subunit SecG, which codes for MSTALMIIDAIICVALIASVVMQSGKSAGLSGSIGGGAESLFGGRARGLDQFLAKATMILGILFGLVTMALSVIMR
- a CDS encoding ComF family protein; this encodes MLGTLVKACLDLVYPPKCPGCGKAVAEHGQWCPLCLGPVLSLKALSPVLHRLKHLAGCFVVCQYGGAVRHLLQDIKFHGEDNKQAALAWLLTQAAGTVRFAGVDAVVPVPLHPKRRRERGYNQTELLFSAWSRKQGFLWLPDVLLRERETLPQWELPSGERRKNIRGAFRVQKSNLIQGKKILLVDDIFTTGATMDECAKTLLTSGAEKVEGLALASSSRG
- a CDS encoding methyl-accepting chemotaxis protein, with translation MLKPFRSLQGKLSLALLAIVLIPLFVLAAVLDRTVKEQTQSDFLQSTTREVMQVDNAVNLFFEGQKENVRLLAQMPLVRQSGASVTRYMEKQGGANGMVPMDPFATGGYEAELYQQFVQFSKSHPKVNTISFGLADGGYLQWPAIPRKAGYDSRSRDWYKESLKQKDAWVSDPFMTSKGVPTIGIFTAVTDESGQFRGVMGLNVDLPVVTKLIQDIKIGETGYVVLLDSKGTIIAHPRNPELNFKKLAELKDSSLSTLAGITEGQISLDLNGTAHVANVVTSQQSGWKYVVLVEAAQLNESAAHVRSALLLVLGVTILLVLGLSFLMARRVAAPLTNAADLLRQLGQGDFSQKVEPAYLNYSDESGVLFQSLENMRQEVGTLVAGARHVAGNVETRSRQLDASAASAAQSVEEVAMSVQEIATVSASQAKELEQGVARMHDMSGHVQHAGNRLQDVRQAYEMIRRFSKDLNDIVGVLNQQMQEERQAVEGVDAVVQRVDQENRRIASFTEAIEGIAEQTNLLALNASIEAARAGEHGRGFAVVAEEVRKLAEESSRAAGEIRQVIGQVQEASHQAVAEIKRACDVTERQQEAVRSTDTIFREITQAVEEMQGVLNAMEERFGAMIHETEEVVGSFSSLSAGAEETSAITGQLASTMDGQAQAVQSVQTEAKQLLQAVEDLRQGIAKFRV